From a region of the Streptomyces venezuelae genome:
- a CDS encoding MFS transporter, whose translation MSTQTTTSAAPPLREKGRTGRTATLAAVLLAVFVVPMSISGTAVALPEIGADTHAGLGPLQWVVNAFNVAFACFTLVWGSVADIVGRVKAFAAGAAVYAVASLGGALATDVLWLDATRALAGTGGAAIFSCGAAIIATVFDGPARARAFALFGTVAGAGVAIGPSLAGALVQGLGWRWVFAVHALALLLVLLAVPAVARAVPADGGSGARVDVAGSALFVVAMVLLTTAIVQGSQWGWGSPGVLGLFAGTVVVLAAFAAVENRREHPVLDLSLLRDRRFVGLCLVPVAASFGFVTMLTYLPSYLTAVTGRDSGAAGLTMLLLTAPVLLCPALAAKLVTRGVPALTLVHVSLGCLVVGDLALTLFSPDAAVLVVAVPMLVTGAGMGLSAGLVDGQALELVDPAKAGMAAGFLNTLRLGSEAIAVAVYGSALATVLRSRVEDGIGGYAGAAQAEQVAERAAGGDLARAAELSGAVDTEAFARFLAGSYDSAFHTVLWGLAAVCAALCAVIAILLRGGPAGSTA comes from the coding sequence ATGAGTACGCAGACCACGACGTCGGCCGCCCCACCGTTACGGGAGAAGGGGCGGACGGGCCGCACGGCGACCCTGGCCGCCGTCCTCCTCGCGGTGTTCGTCGTCCCGATGTCGATCTCGGGCACCGCCGTGGCCCTGCCCGAGATCGGCGCCGACACCCACGCCGGCCTCGGACCCCTGCAGTGGGTGGTGAACGCCTTCAACGTCGCCTTCGCCTGCTTCACCCTCGTCTGGGGTTCCGTCGCCGACATCGTCGGCCGCGTCAAGGCCTTCGCCGCCGGCGCCGCCGTCTACGCCGTGGCCTCCCTCGGCGGCGCGCTCGCCACCGACGTGCTCTGGCTGGACGCCACCCGCGCGCTCGCCGGAACCGGCGGCGCGGCGATCTTCTCCTGCGGCGCGGCGATCATCGCGACCGTGTTCGACGGCCCGGCGCGCGCCAGGGCCTTCGCGCTGTTCGGCACCGTCGCGGGCGCCGGGGTCGCGATCGGCCCCTCCCTGGCCGGGGCGCTCGTCCAGGGCCTCGGCTGGCGCTGGGTGTTCGCGGTGCACGCCCTCGCCCTGCTCCTCGTACTGCTCGCGGTACCCGCCGTCGCCCGGGCCGTGCCGGCCGACGGCGGCAGCGGGGCGCGCGTCGACGTGGCGGGCAGCGCGCTGTTCGTCGTCGCGATGGTGCTGCTGACCACCGCCATCGTCCAGGGCTCGCAGTGGGGCTGGGGGAGCCCGGGCGTCCTCGGGCTGTTCGCGGGCACGGTCGTGGTCCTCGCGGCCTTCGCCGCCGTCGAAAACCGCCGGGAGCACCCCGTGCTGGACCTGAGCCTGCTGCGCGACCGGCGCTTCGTCGGCCTGTGCCTGGTCCCGGTCGCCGCGTCCTTCGGGTTCGTCACCATGCTCACGTACCTGCCGAGCTACCTGACCGCGGTCACCGGCCGCGACAGCGGCGCGGCCGGCCTGACCATGCTGCTGCTCACCGCTCCGGTGCTGCTCTGCCCGGCGCTCGCCGCGAAGCTGGTCACCCGCGGGGTGCCCGCGCTCACCCTCGTCCACGTCAGCCTCGGCTGCCTCGTCGTCGGCGATCTGGCGCTCACCCTGTTCTCGCCCGACGCGGCGGTCCTCGTCGTCGCCGTGCCGATGCTCGTCACCGGCGCCGGCATGGGCCTGTCGGCGGGGCTCGTGGACGGCCAGGCCCTGGAACTGGTCGACCCGGCCAAGGCGGGCATGGCGGCGGGCTTCCTCAACACCCTGCGGCTCGGCAGCGAGGCCATCGCCGTCGCGGTGTACGGATCGGCCCTCGCGACCGTGCTCCGCTCCCGCGTCGAGGACGGCATCGGCGGGTACGCCGGCGCCGCGCAGGCGGAACAGGTCGCCGAACGGGCGGCGGGCGGCGACCTCGCCCGGGCCGCGGAGCTGTCCGGTGCGGTGGACACCGAGGCCTTCGCCCGCTTCCTCGCCGGGTCCTACGACTCCGCCTTCCACACCGTCCTGTGGGGACTGGCCGCGGTCTGCGCCGCACTGTGCGCCGTCATCGCCATCCTGCTGCGCGGCGGCCCCGCCGGAAGCACCGCCTGA
- a CDS encoding ArsR/SmtB family transcription factor: protein MPDEDGHPSPEEMSLQAVLNALSDPLRYAVVSELLREPAGTARTCASFNLPVSKSTTTHHFRILREAGLVRQVDRGNSRAATLRRADLDRRFPGLLDLIDADR, encoded by the coding sequence ATGCCCGACGAGGACGGCCACCCCTCGCCGGAGGAGATGAGCCTGCAGGCCGTGCTGAACGCGCTCTCCGACCCCCTGCGCTACGCCGTCGTGAGCGAGCTGCTGAGGGAACCGGCGGGCACGGCGCGCACCTGCGCCTCCTTCAACCTCCCGGTCTCGAAGTCGACGACCACCCACCACTTCCGGATCCTGCGCGAGGCGGGTCTGGTGAGGCAGGTGGACCGTGGCAACAGCCGGGCGGCGACGCTGCGCCGCGCGGACCTGGACCGGCGCTTCCCCGGCCTGCTCGACCTGATCGACGCCGACCGCTGA